In Acidobacteriota bacterium, one genomic interval encodes:
- a CDS encoding zf-HC2 domain-containing protein, translating to MTTDATREHCVDAETLAAWADGGLPAAEAAAVELHLSNCERCQEVLAAFVRSQPQAAVVLPFWSRPAVRLGAAGLAVAASVTLVVWTNRPPSAPEPAATVASSDLAASEPALIPAPVAPPAATSEVASDRARQAAQSKQAEARRSEPAPRPAPLPSQVAAGAPAAAMPPAMPPPVVLPPAPLPTAAPPPPPVQVTAAAPAVGGVARQAAADTKPTTFAIPAMAERVSLDSVTIEFIAPDPLASASRMAAGGMAGGVAGGRGGGVLKPARWRILGGTGVQRSVDGGITWTVASLPAGQPFVLTAGSASSQNLCWLVGRDGAVFLSRERSHFRAGGIPASGPPEIRPGHRRPARCGHGRRRPDIFDL from the coding sequence GTGACCACTGACGCCACACGCGAACACTGCGTCGACGCCGAAACGCTGGCGGCGTGGGCCGACGGCGGCCTGCCGGCCGCTGAAGCGGCAGCGGTGGAACTGCATCTGTCCAACTGTGAGCGCTGCCAGGAGGTGTTGGCGGCGTTTGTGCGAAGCCAGCCTCAGGCCGCTGTGGTGCTTCCGTTCTGGTCGCGCCCCGCGGTGCGTCTGGGTGCCGCAGGTCTGGCCGTTGCCGCGTCAGTGACGCTCGTGGTCTGGACGAACCGGCCGCCGTCGGCTCCGGAGCCCGCCGCAACCGTCGCGTCGAGCGACCTCGCAGCTTCGGAGCCGGCCCTGATACCGGCTCCGGTGGCGCCTCCTGCGGCGACGTCCGAAGTTGCGTCGGACCGGGCGCGTCAAGCCGCCCAATCAAAGCAGGCGGAAGCTCGCCGATCCGAACCCGCACCGAGACCGGCACCGCTCCCGTCCCAGGTCGCGGCCGGTGCGCCCGCTGCGGCAATGCCTCCGGCGATGCCGCCGCCCGTGGTGTTGCCGCCAGCTCCACTACCGACGGCCGCTCCTCCACCTCCACCTGTGCAGGTCACGGCGGCTGCGCCCGCGGTGGGCGGTGTCGCGCGGCAGGCCGCAGCGGATACAAAACCGACCACGTTTGCCATCCCCGCGATGGCAGAACGCGTCAGTCTGGACTCCGTGACGATCGAGTTCATCGCTCCCGATCCGCTCGCCTCTGCCTCGCGCATGGCCGCCGGTGGCATGGCCGGTGGCGTAGCGGGTGGCCGCGGCGGTGGTGTGCTCAAGCCCGCGCGGTGGCGGATTCTCGGTGGAACCGGCGTGCAACGGTCGGTGGATGGCGGCATCACCTGGACCGTCGCGAGTCTTCCTGCCGGCCAGCCGTTTGTGCTGACCGCAGGTTCGGCCTCGTCGCAGAACCTGTGCTGGCTGGTCGGCCGTGACGGCGCCGTGTTTCTCTCCAGGGAACGGTCTCACTTTCGAGCGGGTGGCATTCCCGCATCGGGTCCACCTGAGATCCGTCCAGGCCATCGACGCCCTGCGCGCTGTGGTCACGGCCGAAGACGGCCGGACATTTTCGACCTCTGA
- a CDS encoding sigma-70 family RNA polymerase sigma factor, with the protein MPRRRAGAIRLAPPAAPDPEESGCRAAVRLALADAIARLEPRDRLRLGCYYVQDLTLSAIGKMFGEHEATASRHLTRIRRDLRAAVEVSMRETHGFAAPALTDCLRTVMNDAGDLDLGGMLARSPGRIVQNERDPSDH; encoded by the coding sequence ATGCCCCGCCGCAGGGCAGGGGCGATCCGGCTGGCGCCACCAGCCGCGCCGGATCCGGAGGAGTCCGGGTGTCGAGCCGCAGTTCGGTTGGCGTTGGCCGACGCGATCGCCCGGCTCGAGCCGCGCGATCGATTGCGACTCGGCTGTTACTACGTCCAGGATCTGACGCTGTCGGCCATCGGCAAGATGTTTGGTGAACACGAAGCCACCGCCTCGAGGCACCTGACGCGCATTCGGCGCGACCTTCGGGCGGCGGTCGAGGTGTCAATGCGCGAGACCCATGGGTTCGCCGCGCCTGCGTTGACGGATTGCCTGCGCACCGTGATGAACGATGCCGGGGATTTGGACCTGGGAGGGATGCTTGCAAGATCCCCTGGCCGGATCGTTCAGAATGAGAGGGATCCCAGTGACCACTGA
- a CDS encoding discoidin domain-containing protein codes for MKVSRVLVVLLPLFAGACAQPGSPSAPSPVGASAALEAQAAKVDVCHVSGDGSVHAISVAGSAVPAHLRHGDATRVFSLPAGATFSANNALEDYVPALAFDLDPLTNWNAGYWPVAWLEVDFGSPQRFSVMTGLPDQLPAVSFTNHDITSDGAPAFSWTGITTNNQLITQTFGTMQTAQRVRITTTVSDSWVAWWEVGFRGC; via the coding sequence ATGAAGGTCTCGCGCGTACTGGTTGTTCTCCTGCCCCTGTTTGCCGGTGCCTGTGCTCAGCCTGGCAGTCCCTCCGCTCCGTCGCCCGTCGGCGCTTCGGCCGCCCTCGAGGCCCAGGCGGCGAAGGTTGACGTATGCCACGTCAGCGGCGATGGCAGCGTCCACGCCATCAGCGTTGCCGGTAGCGCGGTCCCCGCGCACCTCAGGCATGGCGACGCGACGCGGGTCTTCAGCCTGCCCGCGGGCGCGACGTTCAGCGCCAACAACGCCCTGGAAGACTACGTCCCAGCGCTCGCGTTCGACCTGGATCCCCTGACAAACTGGAATGCCGGCTATTGGCCGGTGGCGTGGCTCGAAGTGGACTTTGGCTCACCGCAGCGGTTCTCGGTGATGACCGGCCTGCCGGACCAGTTGCCGGCAGTCAGTTTCACCAACCACGACATCACATCTGACGGCGCGCCGGCATTCAGCTGGACCGGTATCACGACCAACAACCAGCTCATCACCCAGACGTTCGGCACCATGCAGACTGCGCAGCGTGTGCGCATCACCACGACGGTGAGCGACAGCTGGGTGGCCTGGTGGGAAGTCGGCTTCCGGGGCTGCTAG
- a CDS encoding M23 family metallopeptidase, with protein MPHKANSAFGTRSVFNGEVRNAHSGADFLSPTGTPIKAPAPGTVVLAEDLYFSGGAVIVDHGLGIVSLFAHMSKIVATPGADVAQGEVLGLVGATGRVTGAHLHWTVRVNGARVDPLSLVALLRRPQSRP; from the coding sequence GTGCCCCACAAGGCCAACTCCGCGTTCGGCACGCGCAGTGTATTTAATGGCGAAGTGCGCAACGCACACAGCGGCGCTGATTTTCTCAGCCCAACCGGCACGCCCATCAAGGCACCCGCGCCAGGCACGGTCGTCCTCGCGGAAGACTTGTACTTCTCTGGCGGCGCGGTCATCGTCGATCACGGTCTGGGTATCGTGTCGCTGTTCGCGCATATGTCGAAGATCGTCGCGACCCCTGGTGCTGATGTGGCGCAGGGCGAGGTGCTGGGTCTGGTGGGGGCCACCGGGCGAGTGACGGGCGCGCATCTGCACTGGACGGTTCGCGTGAATGGAGCGCGCGTAGACCCACTCTCGCTCGTTGCGCTACTGCGAAGGCCGCAATCTCGGCCTTGA
- a CDS encoding PIN domain-containing protein codes for MEAVFDTNILIDYLVGREEAQQEFDRYTRRGISIVTWMELQIGSRSEAEADVIDLFLREFRVIEITRQVARRAIEIRRRTRVRLPEAIIWATAQLESAPLVTRNTKTSRREIPPCGFRIRNWGTGEVRN; via the coding sequence ATCGAAGCGGTCTTCGACACCAACATCCTGATCGACTACCTCGTCGGCCGCGAAGAGGCCCAACAGGAATTTGATCGCTACACCCGCCGCGGCATCAGCATCGTCACCTGGATGGAACTGCAGATCGGATCGAGATCCGAAGCCGAAGCGGACGTCATCGATCTGTTCCTTCGGGAGTTTCGTGTGATTGAGATCACGCGGCAGGTGGCGAGGCGGGCGATCGAGATTCGCCGACGTACGCGCGTGCGGCTCCCCGAAGCGATCATCTGGGCCACCGCGCAGTTGGAGTCGGCGCCGCTCGTGACCCGCAATACAAAGACTTCCCGGCGGGAGATCCCGCCGTGCGGATTCCGTATTAGGAACTGGGGAACTGGGGAAGTTAGGAACTGA
- a CDS encoding BlaI/MecI/CopY family transcriptional regulator, producing MPPSDVPLPTSSELEILRVIWKRGPSTVREVYKTLEQEREIGYSTVLKFMQIMTEKGSLVRDETVRPQVYRTARPERQIQQGIVRDLVSRAFGGSSASLAMQALSDKKASPDERRQIRELLDAMDDRAKEKKPR from the coding sequence ATGCCTCCGAGTGACGTGCCGCTGCCCACCTCAAGCGAACTCGAGATCCTGCGCGTGATCTGGAAGCGCGGCCCCAGCACCGTGCGCGAGGTCTACAAAACGCTCGAGCAGGAACGGGAGATCGGGTACTCCACCGTCCTGAAGTTCATGCAGATCATGACCGAGAAGGGGTCACTCGTCAGGGACGAAACGGTGCGACCGCAGGTCTACCGTACCGCCAGGCCCGAACGTCAAATCCAGCAGGGCATCGTGCGCGACCTGGTGAGCCGGGCCTTCGGGGGCTCATCGGCCAGCCTGGCGATGCAGGCACTCTCCGACAAGAAGGCGTCGCCAGATGAGCGCCGGCAGATTCGCGAGTTGCTCGACGCGATGGATGACCGCGCAAAGGAGAAGAAACCGCGATGA
- a CDS encoding M56 family metallopeptidase: MHRSSRATVPMVLGWLRPVILLPIGTAASLAPRQLRAVIAHELAHVRRRDYLANLIQMAAEAALFHHPAAHWVSRRIRTEREYCCDDVAVSVGADPADYARALAALDDARDDCRMAVAAASGTLLDRIQRIVGQPRPMLTPMRGIAALLAASLIAAVVLTVTSVVPPGLPLDVKMRSRWAGPGGPPPAGAINLPRTPQG, from the coding sequence GTGCACCGTTCGAGCCGCGCCACCGTGCCGATGGTGCTCGGCTGGTTGCGGCCGGTCATTCTTCTGCCCATCGGCACCGCAGCCTCGCTCGCGCCGCGACAGTTGCGCGCAGTCATTGCTCACGAATTGGCGCACGTGCGCCGGCGCGACTACCTCGCGAACCTCATCCAGATGGCAGCCGAGGCGGCGCTCTTTCACCATCCGGCGGCCCATTGGGTCTCCCGCCGCATCCGCACCGAGCGCGAATACTGCTGCGACGACGTGGCCGTCAGCGTTGGGGCGGACCCGGCCGACTACGCTCGCGCGCTTGCGGCACTCGACGATGCCAGGGACGATTGCCGAATGGCCGTTGCGGCGGCATCGGGCACACTTCTCGATCGCATCCAACGCATCGTGGGCCAGCCGCGGCCGATGCTGACGCCGATGCGCGGTATCGCCGCGCTCCTGGCTGCCTCACTGATCGCAGCGGTCGTGCTGACGGTGACCAGTGTGGTGCCGCCGGGCCTGCCTCTGGACGTCAAGATGCGATCCAGGTGGGCCGGTCCGGGCGGGCCGCCTCCGGCGGGAGCGATAAACCTGCCGAGAACGCCGCAGGGGTAG
- a CDS encoding ABC transporter permease has product MTKSYVKLRDDFLMALSALVHDVLRDIALALRQLARQRGFAVVALLTLALGIGAPTAIFSAVHAVLLRPLPYADADRIVRFRMESQSPRGSVGFDALPVSEALQWAADTVTLEEMALFNDSAKTLTTPEGPVRLIGLSATPNLFALLGTAPAAGRPFDAGTRDVRQIVLSHSTWHRYFGANTSIVGTSITLDGDSFLVTGVMPEAFAFPTPETAFWVPQLLEIGGGRGMVLPAIARLRPGIIVDAAVTEGMRHLTDGGDPRVQSTLLARTLQDQMVGKYGRVLWVLLAAVALVSVIATVNIALLLLTRGASRAREFSIRLALGAGRGRLVRQLFVEGTTLAVLGGLAGLIAGKLALVALVQIAPPDLPRLEEAGLDPLVLSFTALLVVVASVAFGVLSAGRVITLDGIRTLARAATESSLVPVVVARRKLNALAAAELALTVVLLVGAGLLLRSFVSLVLVDQGFDSRNALAVQVTLPLARYPGPEARLAFHERLLERARGLQGVSHAGLTTAMPNRQPTGRFAYDPTGPSMFADPFTLQVAEVRMVSAGFLEAAGLQLLSGRTFTDKDTEGSELVMVLSQRLARLHFPERDPIGAMLYSESGSRRVIGVVGDVLPAGQAAQGATSDPGAYIPLRQSKDVLSWMATVTLVFRSAGAAAQAGQVRAMVSSLDPEMPVFNVRTLDDEVAGLVSGPRFSATALGLFALVALVMAAVGVYGVMAYSASRRTREIGVHMALGATSAQVLRVIVREGVLVVFVGLATGLLAAMWLAQSLTGLLHEVTPADPVALVTVALLLSAIGLVAVLIPAWRATRVSALAALRHD; this is encoded by the coding sequence TTGACGAAGAGTTACGTCAAACTCCGTGACGACTTCCTGATGGCACTTTCCGCGCTAGTTCACGACGTCCTTCGCGACATCGCGCTTGCCCTGCGGCAATTGGCCCGCCAGCGCGGGTTTGCCGTGGTGGCCCTCCTTACGCTGGCGTTAGGAATTGGCGCGCCCACGGCGATCTTCTCGGCTGTGCACGCCGTGCTGCTGCGGCCCCTGCCGTACGCAGACGCCGACCGCATCGTGCGATTCCGCATGGAGTCGCAAAGCCCGCGTGGCAGCGTGGGCTTTGATGCGCTGCCGGTGTCCGAGGCGCTCCAGTGGGCCGCAGACACGGTCACGCTCGAAGAGATGGCGCTCTTCAACGACTCCGCAAAGACGCTGACAACGCCTGAAGGCCCGGTGAGGCTCATCGGACTGTCGGCCACGCCCAATTTGTTCGCCCTTCTTGGCACGGCGCCGGCGGCCGGCCGGCCGTTTGATGCCGGCACACGCGATGTCAGGCAGATCGTGCTGAGTCACAGCACCTGGCACCGGTACTTCGGGGCCAACACCTCGATCGTCGGCACATCGATCACGCTCGATGGCGACTCGTTCCTCGTCACAGGCGTGATGCCAGAAGCCTTCGCGTTTCCCACACCAGAAACCGCGTTCTGGGTGCCCCAACTACTGGAGATCGGAGGGGGGCGCGGGATGGTGTTGCCTGCCATCGCGCGGCTGCGGCCCGGCATCATTGTCGATGCAGCGGTCACCGAGGGCATGCGCCACCTGACCGATGGCGGAGACCCGAGAGTCCAGTCCACGCTGTTGGCTCGCACCCTGCAGGATCAGATGGTGGGCAAGTACGGACGTGTGTTGTGGGTGCTTTTGGCCGCGGTCGCCCTCGTCTCGGTCATAGCGACCGTGAATATCGCACTGCTCCTGCTGACCCGAGGCGCGAGCCGCGCGCGCGAGTTTTCGATCCGGCTCGCCCTCGGCGCAGGACGCGGCCGACTGGTGCGGCAACTCTTCGTTGAGGGCACAACCCTGGCGGTACTCGGCGGACTGGCTGGACTCATCGCCGGCAAACTGGCACTGGTGGCGCTTGTCCAGATTGCGCCACCCGATTTGCCGCGGCTCGAGGAGGCCGGCCTCGATCCGCTTGTGCTCAGCTTCACGGCGCTGCTGGTGGTGGTGGCCAGTGTCGCGTTCGGAGTGTTGTCGGCAGGCCGGGTCATCACCCTCGACGGCATCCGTACCCTCGCGCGGGCGGCGACCGAATCGAGCCTCGTCCCGGTGGTGGTGGCCCGCCGGAAACTGAACGCGTTGGCCGCCGCAGAACTCGCGCTGACTGTCGTGCTGCTCGTGGGCGCCGGTCTGTTGCTTCGCTCGTTCGTCAGCCTGGTGCTGGTGGATCAGGGCTTCGACTCGCGCAACGCCCTCGCGGTCCAGGTCACCCTTCCGCTCGCACGTTATCCGGGACCCGAGGCGCGCCTGGCCTTCCACGAACGACTGCTCGAACGGGCGCGGGGCCTTCAAGGCGTGAGCCACGCTGGCTTGACCACCGCCATGCCGAATCGCCAGCCGACTGGCCGCTTTGCGTATGACCCGACCGGCCCCTCGATGTTCGCGGATCCGTTCACACTGCAGGTCGCGGAAGTGCGCATGGTGAGCGCGGGATTCCTGGAGGCCGCCGGCCTTCAGCTGCTCTCGGGCCGGACGTTCACTGACAAAGACACCGAAGGGTCTGAGTTGGTGATGGTGTTGTCGCAACGCCTGGCGCGACTCCACTTTCCTGAACGCGACCCAATTGGCGCGATGCTCTATTCGGAGTCGGGCAGCCGCCGCGTCATTGGCGTAGTGGGCGATGTGCTGCCTGCGGGTCAAGCCGCGCAGGGCGCCACCTCGGACCCGGGCGCGTACATCCCGCTGCGTCAATCGAAGGACGTGTTGTCGTGGATGGCCACAGTGACACTCGTGTTCCGCAGCGCCGGCGCCGCCGCACAGGCTGGTCAGGTGCGCGCGATGGTGTCGTCGCTCGACCCCGAAATGCCCGTCTTCAATGTTCGAACGCTGGACGATGAGGTGGCCGGCCTCGTGTCCGGGCCAAGGTTCAGCGCCACTGCACTCGGGCTCTTCGCTCTGGTCGCCCTGGTGATGGCGGCTGTCGGCGTATACGGCGTCATGGCGTACAGCGCCAGCCGTCGCACTCGCGAGATCGGCGTGCACATGGCGCTTGGGGCGACGTCTGCGCAGGTCCTTCGTGTGATCGTCCGAGAGGGTGTCCTGGTGGTGTTCGTTGGGCTGGCCACCGGCCTGTTGGCCGCGATGTGGCTGGCCCAGTCACTCACAGGGCTTCTGCACGAAGTGACGCCCGCAGACCCGGTGGCTCTCGTGACCGTGGCCCTGCTGCTTTCGGCCATTGGTCTCGTCGCCGTCCTCATTCCCGCGTGGAGAGCGACTCGCGTCAGCGCCCTCGCCGCGCTTCGTCACGACTGA
- a CDS encoding SRPBCC family protein → MIDVRAEIEIAASPATIAGVMFDPQRYAEWMSAVERVEVLDPALAPGARVRHHGKFMGQPLTWTTEVETVHFPHVLAFKIVDGPFVGSARIGIQRSGTGSRVQVQNTGELKDMPFIPESMVTGPLQSGLQADLARLKALIEK, encoded by the coding sequence ATGATTGATGTTCGTGCCGAAATTGAAATTGCCGCGTCCCCTGCCACTATCGCGGGCGTGATGTTCGACCCGCAGCGTTATGCGGAATGGATGAGCGCGGTGGAGCGGGTGGAGGTGCTCGATCCCGCGCTGGCGCCGGGTGCGCGCGTGCGGCACCACGGCAAGTTCATGGGCCAGCCGCTGACGTGGACCACCGAGGTGGAGACCGTGCACTTTCCCCACGTGCTGGCGTTCAAGATCGTGGATGGCCCGTTTGTGGGATCCGCCCGCATCGGCATTCAGCGATCGGGTACGGGCTCTCGCGTGCAGGTCCAGAACACGGGTGAACTTAAAGACATGCCGTTCATTCCCGAGTCGATGGTGACCGGCCCGCTCCAGTCGGGCCTTCAGGCGGATCTGGCGCGGCTCAAGGCGCTCATAGAAAAGTAG
- a CDS encoding ABC transporter ATP-binding protein has product MWPHRSAVALVVFLSLLVAVLQMVEPLFMRFIIDDVLLDTTLDNASRLTRLNLGGAGFLALVIASSLIGVFKDYRQRLLNSRIMLSLRRALFDRLLHLPLPKLWEMKTGGILSRLTGDVDTTTGLLQLAIMSPAISVFRLIVAVSILMALNWRLALTAIAIIPGAMLVSFVFSKRVRPIYRVVRKDVEEIDGRVGETFSGIRVVRAFGRETRELLLYLLGRHAVLRKEMFAQRRELVLWGSWGLLVSGVNVVIIWYGGYLYLQGGASIGDIMAFQWFTFLLLNPVWNIVNSFSELQRSLAAMERVFDVLAMENDKPDRIDARHAPELVTGVQFDDVEFEYREGQPVVRAFDVTVPGGSVVALVGRSGAGKTTVTDLVARFHDPTRGRILVNGTDIRDFTLRSYRRLLAIVQQDVFLFDGSVRDNIAYGRHNATAEEVEDAARRANAHEFIAKMPGGYDTFVGSEA; this is encoded by the coding sequence TTGTGGCCCCACCGCTCCGCCGTGGCACTGGTGGTCTTCCTGTCGCTGCTGGTTGCCGTGCTGCAGATGGTGGAGCCGCTGTTCATGCGGTTCATCATCGACGACGTCCTGCTCGACACCACGCTCGACAACGCGTCGCGACTGACGCGGCTGAACCTGGGCGGCGCTGGATTCCTGGCGCTCGTCATCGCGTCGAGCCTGATCGGCGTGTTCAAGGACTACCGGCAGCGCCTGCTGAACTCCCGGATCATGCTGTCGCTCAGGCGGGCGCTGTTCGACCGCCTCCTGCACCTGCCGCTCCCCAAACTGTGGGAGATGAAGACCGGCGGCATCCTGTCGCGCCTGACCGGTGACGTCGACACCACGACGGGCCTTCTTCAACTCGCAATCATGTCGCCCGCCATCTCGGTGTTCCGGCTGATCGTGGCGGTGAGCATCCTCATGGCCCTCAACTGGCGGCTGGCCCTGACCGCGATAGCGATCATTCCCGGCGCCATGCTGGTGAGCTTCGTGTTCTCGAAACGTGTGCGGCCCATCTACCGCGTGGTGCGGAAGGACGTGGAGGAAATCGACGGTCGCGTCGGCGAAACGTTTTCCGGCATCCGAGTGGTTCGCGCCTTCGGCCGCGAGACTCGTGAGCTGTTGTTGTACCTGCTGGGCCGGCACGCTGTGCTTCGCAAAGAGATGTTCGCTCAGCGACGCGAACTCGTCTTGTGGGGCTCCTGGGGCCTGCTCGTGTCGGGCGTCAACGTCGTGATCATCTGGTATGGCGGCTACTTGTACCTGCAGGGTGGCGCGTCCATCGGCGACATCATGGCGTTCCAGTGGTTCACGTTCCTGCTCCTCAACCCCGTCTGGAACATCGTCAATTCATTCTCCGAGTTGCAGCGGTCGCTGGCGGCCATGGAACGCGTGTTCGACGTGCTCGCGATGGAGAACGACAAGCCAGACCGCATCGATGCACGCCACGCGCCGGAACTGGTGACGGGCGTCCAGTTCGACGACGTGGAGTTTGAGTACCGGGAAGGTCAGCCGGTGGTGCGCGCGTTCGACGTCACCGTGCCTGGCGGTTCGGTGGTGGCGCTGGTTGGCCGCAGTGGAGCAGGCAAGACCACAGTGACGGATCTGGTGGCGCGGTTTCACGACCCCACGCGCGGCCGGATCCTCGTGAACGGCACCGACATCCGCGATTTTACACTCCGCTCCTATCGCCGACTGCTCGCCATCGTCCAGCAGGACGTCTTTCTCTTCGACGGGTCCGTGCGCGACAACATCGCCTACGGACGGCACAATGCGACCGCCGAAGAAGTGGAGGACGCCGCGCGCAGGGCGAACGCGCACGAGTTCATCGCAAAGATGCCTGGTGGCTACGACACGTTTGTGGGGAGCGAGGCGTGA
- a CDS encoding PD40 domain-containing protein: protein MAVQINSVLNSDIWVWRFKDETLEKLTLDNASDGAPVWTPDSRRIVFRSNRAGPDYQLFSQAADNSGTVDQLTTAATNHAPTGFAGANQLLFTEYGMNNSNDLAMMTMDTRQRTPLVATPVEERNGTVSPDGRFIAYESSKSGEFQVFVSQFPDVNAGTRQISTTGGVKPAWSSDGKELFYQRPVAGQGAGELYVAAVATTPVFSHGPPVKLFDLRGILVSPIAPSWDVSRDGKRFIAIKGDATTTALDQGANRPPFVFIVNFAEELRGKLGVNR, encoded by the coding sequence GTGGCCGTCCAGATCAACAGTGTCCTCAACTCCGACATTTGGGTGTGGCGATTCAAGGATGAGACCCTGGAGAAGCTGACACTGGACAACGCCAGCGACGGCGCACCGGTCTGGACGCCCGACAGCCGCCGCATCGTGTTTCGAAGCAATCGTGCAGGGCCGGACTATCAACTGTTCTCGCAAGCCGCCGACAACTCTGGAACGGTGGACCAGCTGACGACCGCAGCCACCAATCACGCCCCCACCGGTTTTGCCGGCGCCAACCAGTTGCTGTTCACCGAATATGGAATGAACAACAGCAACGACCTCGCGATGATGACGATGGACACGCGCCAGAGGACGCCACTCGTCGCGACGCCAGTCGAAGAGCGGAATGGAACCGTCTCGCCCGATGGCCGTTTTATCGCCTACGAATCGTCGAAGTCCGGCGAATTCCAGGTCTTTGTTTCGCAGTTCCCAGACGTGAACGCGGGGACCCGGCAGATTTCCACCACCGGTGGCGTCAAACCCGCATGGTCTTCCGACGGCAAGGAACTGTTTTACCAGAGACCGGTTGCCGGGCAAGGGGCCGGTGAGCTGTATGTCGCGGCCGTCGCCACAACTCCGGTCTTCAGCCATGGCCCTCCCGTGAAGCTGTTCGACCTTCGAGGGATTCTGGTCTCTCCTATCGCTCCGTCCTGGGACGTCTCGCGCGACGGCAAACGGTTCATCGCGATCAAAGGCGACGCGACAACTACCGCGCTGGACCAGGGCGCCAACCGGCCTCCGTTTGTCTTCATCGTCAATTTCGCCGAGGAGCTGCGAGGCAAGCTCGGCGTGAATCGATAG